A section of the Cydia splendana chromosome 1, ilCydSple1.2, whole genome shotgun sequence genome encodes:
- the LOC134790857 gene encoding C2 domain-containing protein 5 isoform X3 codes for MPGKIKVKVLAGRNLPVMDRASDTTDAFVEIKFGSVTHKTDVCRKSLNPHWSSTEWYRFEVDESELQDEPLQLRLMDHDTYSANDAIGKVVISLAPLLARVANTKGGAAAPHGGAMMSGWIPVFDTMHGIRGELNVIVKVELFSDFNKYKTSSCGVQFFHCPMIPPGYKVTAIHGFVEELVVNDDPEYQWIDKIRTPRASNEARQVAFIKLSNQVQRLVGLKAAELGANAVVGYQQDFDLEGEAGVVARAIGTAVSITASPMPNQPPSVPPCSQQQLNKYLDILATENESTTDLNEYFQTHQEELQKLLHILNPKTSSMLDETENIEDEENEKSFELSRQASIKSYTGNYSIYQNEYGPHDSMRHLSEDQTDLNRLLNRNDDYNDMGPLKKIKHFKTNIFRLGSMKSRKSDQADDTISIKSNVSDTSKISLSDIKNEFKKLTRLKTPKLRKAFANKSDEGIGMASVLARSVIHAHTSLARISETQDSDPSPSSTLRRTSESEPTINVSDEEQANRDSESYDNKSLGSDKRTLPAIKFSSLVNVSTDEEAEPTEGRQRKLSESCPSTPVVARKNLLKLPGDVGYFGSVSSALSADSSEAFSSSEEDDESSIKTDTEKTYETTSSVVKSVLNNKVNPVFIAQMDKKLSVLECNTPDLQDDENQQVIESDTSPQESSQETPEADKREDRHSNDKKTEILTSGLNLPEASSSVEETHTDREREREKNVEKGSPRHARHESYGNRDGIGSAQAHAPNSSLEAASTPQGIHRRSSDSDLSVTPKGGSLNASVGNTGSGGGAILRPSMNSNNLEMLEYPFLTMSEYPPGFIVHIGGTVCARSVKLMDGGGESSSRAAWWAELRTELRAHARALRCNAVIAYTETTAICEDVCVLSASGTAAVIDLECGWERREEDSCSLAHVPYSPGAGPYRAELSVCQGCRRARVPAVLLATCAKPTSLAAYSAAVPLTAVAARARRAPPQAEPGARDISDQLPFLEYELHKLLLAKLRMQGANALFSLQTQVAVGERCVMAIASGTAVRICALPPPMPPRIKATENDKEALEIQKALWDAFTANKAANGYDVVLPEMSTNVALTEADGERGDEVPALDLCADKDACVLELDEAEDVETAKVLAKRRPHMQVFTNSSKALPGAPPQAFAQVWRARLQLSGQGGASTAGERHVARALDGVAYKLRRLRPCALLAPRIQLELPEDEIQLVVSGAAIRLVDPSKVEPSENGHPPHPAEDDDIFALDEEQLVKSQEEEKTVAPTNGQVPTTVSLTSLCYCSGAGTVRRVCALRLLFVRETTAVRELGGLSGFLHTFTCEVLAIARAYTAALGGNALTSFYITQLMLQDNAHKNQGQCLLSVGGDVVHMTY; via the exons ATGCCTGGGAAAATCAAAGTGAAGGTGCTAGCCGGGCGTAACCTGCCGGTAATGGACCGTGCAAGTGACACCACGGATGCCTTTGTGGAGATCAAGTTTGGGAGTGTTACacacaaaactgatgtatgtaGAAAATCGCTAAACCCGCATTGGAGCAGTACAGAATGGTATCGGTTTGAG GTGGACGAATCAGAGCTGCAAGACGAGCCGCTGCAGCTGCGCCTGATGGACCATGACACGTACTCTGCCAACGACGCTATCGGAAAGGTCGTCATCAGTCTTGCGCCGCTGCTGGCTAGGGTAGCGAACACGAAAGGAGGAGCTGCCGCGCCGCACGGAG GAGCCATGATGTCAGGATGGATCCCGGTGTTCGACACCATGCACGGCATCCGCGGCGAGCTGAACGTCATCGTCAAGGTGGAGCTGTTCTCGGACTTCAACAAGTACAAGACCTCCAGCTGCGGCGTACAGTTCTTCCACT GTCCGATGATACCGCCCGGTTACAAAGTCACAGCTATACACGGGTTTGTTGAAGAGCTGGTAGTCAACGATGACCCCGAGTACCAGTGGATCGACAAGATCAGAACTCCAAGGGCTTCCAACGAGGCGCGGCAGGTGGCATTCATCAAGCTGAGTAACCag GTACAACGATTGGTAGGCCTTAAGGCGGCCGAGTTGGGAGCCAACGCAGTTGTGGGATACCAGCAAGACTTCGATCTGGAGGGAGAAGCGGGCGTCGTCGCCAGAGCCATCG GTACAGCAGTCAGCATCACCGCGTCGCCAATGCCCAACCAACCTCCCAGCGTGCCGCCTTGCTCGCAACA ACAACTCAATAAGTACTTGGACATTTTAGCGACCGAAAACGAAAGTACGACCGATCTGAACGAATACTTCCAAACTCATCAAGAAGAGCTACAGAAATTACTGCACATACTCAACCCGAAAACATCGTCAATGCTTGACGAAACTGAGAATATTGAAGATGAAGAGAATGAGAAAAGCTTCGAGTTATCCAGACAAGCCAGCATCAAAAGTTACACAGGAAATTATTCTATTTATCAAAATGAATATGGCCCTCATGATAGCATGAGGCACTTGTCCGAGGATCAAACAGATTTGAACAGGCTTCTGAACCGCAATGACGATTACAATGATATGGGGCCTTTGAAAAagataaaacattttaaaaccaATATATTTAGACTCGGCAGTATGAAATCACGAAAATCTGATCAAGCCGACGATACAATATCTATAAAGTCCAATGTTTCCGATACGTCAAAGATATCTTTATCCGATATAAAAAATGAGTTCAAAAAATTAACAAGATTAAAAACGCCCAAATTGAGGAAAGCTTTTGCTAATAAATCAGATGAAGGCATTGGTATGGCGTCGGTGCTTGCTAGATCAGTTATTCACGCTCATACGAGTCTCGCACGCATCTCTGAAACTCAAGATTCTGACCCTTCTCCGAGCTCGACTCTAAGACGGACCAGTGAATCCGAGCCCACTATTAATGTATCCGATGAAGAACAAGCTAACAGAGATTCAGAATCGTATGATAATAAATCTCTCGGTAGTGATAAGAGGACATTACCAGCTATAAAGTTTTCATCTTTGGTAAACGTCTCTACTGACGAGGAAGCAGAGCCAACCGAGGGTCGTCAGCGGAAATTATCTGAATCTTGTCCGTCCACTCCGGTAGTTGCTAGAAAAAATCTTCTTAAGCTTCCTGGAGATGTTGGCTATTTCGGCTCAGTTTCGTCTGCCTTGTCTGCAGATAGCTCAGAAGCATTCTCTAGTTCTGAAGAAGATGACGAGAGCTCCATTAAAACTGATACTGAAAAAACATATGAAACTACAAGTTCAGTAGTAAAGTCGGTCCTTAATAACAAAGTGAATCCAGTTTTTATAGCACAAATGGATAAAAAATTAAGTGTGTTGGAATGTAATACTCCTGATCTTCAAGATGACGAAAATCAGCAAGTTATTGAAAGCGACACTAGTCCACAAGAATCATCTCAAGAGACTCCTGAAGCAGACAAACGTGAAGATCGTCACAGCAATGATAAGAAAACAGAAATCTTGACCTCGGGACTTAATTTGCCAGAAGCGTCGAGCAGTGTTGAAGAAACCCACAC GGACAGGGAGCGGGAGAGAGAGAAGAACGTTGAGAAGGGTTCGCCGAGGCACGCTCGGCACGAGTCGTACGGCAATCGGGACGGGATCGGGTCGGCGCAAGCGCACGCACCCAACTCGTCGCTGGAAGCTGCGTCCACGCCGCAAGGGATTCACCGTCGGTCGTCGGATTCTGATCTTAGTGTTACACCAAAGG GTGGATCACTAAACGCGTCAGTCGGCAACAcgggcagcggcggcggcgccatCTTGCGGCCCTCGATGAACAGCAACAACCTCGAGATGCTCGAGTATCCGTTCCTTACTATGTCGGAGTATCCTCCAGGCTTCATCGTTCACATTG GCGGCACAGTTTGCGCCCGTTCAGTGAAGCTGATGGACGGCGGTGGCGAGAGTAGCTCTCGTGCGGCGTGGTGGGCCGAGCTGCGGACTGAGCTCAGAGCTCACGCGCGCGCACTGCGCTGCAACGCCGTTATAGCGTACACCGAGACGACAGCCATATG TGAGGATGTATGCGTGCTATCCGCATCTGGCACGGCCGCAGTGATCGACCTGGAGTGCGGCTGGGAGCGCCGCGAGGAGGACTCGTGCTCGCTCGCGCACGTGCCCTACTCGCCGGGCGCCGGGCCCTACCGCGCCGAGCTCTCCGTCTGCCAGGGCTGCAG ACGCGCTCGCGTTCCAGCGGTCCTCCTCGCAACGTGCGCGAAGCCGACCAGCCTGGCGGCCTACAGCGCCGCCGTGCCGCTCACGGCCGTGGCGGCCCgggcgcgccgcgcgccgccgcagGCCGAGCCCGGCGCCCGGGACATCTCCGACCAGCTGCCCTTCCTCGAGTACGAGCTGCACAAGCTGCTGCTGGCTAAACTGAGGATGCAG GGTGCGAACGCCCTGTTCTCATTGCAAACTCAAGTGGCAGTAGGCGAGCGTTGCGTCATGGCGATCGCGAGCGGCACGGCCGTGCGGATCTGCGCGCTGCCGCCGCCCATGCCGCCGAGGATTAAG GCAACAGAAAACGACAAAGAAGCGTTAGAAATTCAGAAGGCGTTATGGGACGCGTTCACTGCCAATAAGGCAGCGAATGGATACGACGTTG TTCTTCCTGAGATGAGCACGAATGTCGCCCTAACCGAAGCGGACGGTGAGCGCGGTGACGAGGTGCCAGCGCTCGACCTGTGTGCCGACAAAGACGCCTGCGTGCTCGAGCTTGACGAAGCGGAGGAC GTGGAGACCGCGAAGGTGCTGGCTAAGCGGCGCCCGCACATGCAGGTATTCACCAACAGCTCCAAAGCGCTTCCTGGCGCGCCACCGCAGGCATTTGCACAG gTGTGGCGAGCTCGTCTCCAGCTGTCGGGGCAGGGCGGCGCCAGCACGGCGGGCGAGCGGCACGTGGCGCGCGCGCTGGACGGCGTGGCCTACAAGCTGCGCCGGCTCAGGCCCTGCGCGCTGCTCGCGCCGAGGATACAGCTGGAGCTGCCCgag GATGAGATCCAGCTGGTCGTGTCCGGGGCCGCAATCCGACTGGTGGACCCGAGCAAGGTGGAGCCCAGTGAGAACGGCCACCCCCCGCACCCCGCCGAGGACGACGACATCTTCGCCCTGGACGAGGAACAGCTCGTCAAGAGCCAGGAGGAGGAGAAGACCGTCGCTCCGACGAATGGACAA
- the LOC134790857 gene encoding C2 domain-containing protein 5 isoform X2 produces MPGKIKVKVLAGRNLPVMDRASDTTDAFVEIKFGSVTHKTDVCRKSLNPHWSSTEWYRFEVDESELQDEPLQLRLMDHDTYSANDAIGKVVISLAPLLARVANTKGGAAAPHGGAMMSGWIPVFDTMHGIRGELNVIVKVELFSDFNKYKTSSCGVQFFHCPMIPPGYKVTAIHGFVEELVVNDDPEYQWIDKIRTPRASNEARQVAFIKLSNQVQRLVGLKAAELGANAVVGYQQDFDLEGEAGVVARAIGTAVSITASPMPNQPPSVPPCSQQQLNKYLDILATENESTTDLNEYFQTHQEELQKLLHILNPKTSSMLDETENIEDEENEKSFELSRQASIKSYTGNYSIYQNEYGPHDSMRHLSEDQTDLNRLLNRNDDYNDMGPLKKIKHFKTNIFRLGSMKSRKSDQADDTISIKSNVSDTSKISLSDIKNEFKKLTRLKTPKLRKAFANKSDEGIGMASVLARSVIHAHTSLARISETQDSDPSPSSTLRRTSESEPTINVSDEEQANRDSESYDNKSLGSDKRTLPAIKFSSLVNVSTDEEAEPTEGRQRKLSESCPSTPVVARKNLLKLPGDVGYFGSVSSALSADSSEAFSSSEEDDESSIKTDTEKTYETTSSVVKSVLNNKVNPVFIAQMDKKLSVLECNTPDLQDDENQQVIESDTSPQESSQETPEADKREDRHSNDKKTEILTSGLNLPEASSSVEETHTASVSGPSSPNHGKDDYHPHEHRTFKKRPNINPSGLIATAMETILIDKVQNLLVPTSPNPAEQDEKKFFDDVNEKLEKVEEARNRKDFENENIKSTDTSSKDNVEHVTDTKENTPQTISDGNKGASDSKSKQQDMSADISNKTINHSDLEKVELLVDDTNHKKLVRQDSVRSNGSHKMSNETDFNLVSSAPPAPMLQHFHPVLSGVPKLATIPSLPETSVDQTESIDTDGTCLCNDKCECSDTNKASVCDNSHAACDVDRDREREREKNVEKGSPRHARHESYGNRDGIGSAQAHAPNSSLEAASTPQGIHRRSSDSDLSVTPKGGSLNASVGNTGSGGGAILRPSMNSNNLEMLEYPFLTMSEYPPGFIVHIGGTVCARSVKLMDGGGESSSRAAWWAELRTELRAHARALRCNAVIAYTETTAICEDVCVLSASGTAAVIDLECGWERREEDSCSLAHVPYSPGAGPYRAELSVCQGCRRARVPAVLLATCAKPTSLAAYSAAVPLTAVAARARRAPPQAEPGARDISDQLPFLEYELHKLLLAKLRMQGANALFSLQTQVAVGERCVMAIASGTAVRICALPPPMPPRIKATENDKEALEIQKALWDAFTANKAANGYDVVLPEMSTNVALTEADGERGDEVPALDLCADKDACVLELDEAEDVETAKVLAKRRPHMQVFTNSSKALPGAPPQAFAQVWRARLQLSGQGGASTAGERHVARALDGVAYKLRRLRPCALLAPRIQLELPEDEIQLVVSGAAIRLVDPSKVEPSENGHPPHPAEDDDIFALDEEQLVKSQEEEKTVAPTNGQVPTTVSLTSLCYCSGAGTVRRVCALRLLFVRETTAVRELGGLSGFLHTFTCEVLAIARAYTAALGGNALTSFYITQLMLQDNAHKNQGQCLLSVGGDVVHMTY; encoded by the exons ATGCCTGGGAAAATCAAAGTGAAGGTGCTAGCCGGGCGTAACCTGCCGGTAATGGACCGTGCAAGTGACACCACGGATGCCTTTGTGGAGATCAAGTTTGGGAGTGTTACacacaaaactgatgtatgtaGAAAATCGCTAAACCCGCATTGGAGCAGTACAGAATGGTATCGGTTTGAG GTGGACGAATCAGAGCTGCAAGACGAGCCGCTGCAGCTGCGCCTGATGGACCATGACACGTACTCTGCCAACGACGCTATCGGAAAGGTCGTCATCAGTCTTGCGCCGCTGCTGGCTAGGGTAGCGAACACGAAAGGAGGAGCTGCCGCGCCGCACGGAG GAGCCATGATGTCAGGATGGATCCCGGTGTTCGACACCATGCACGGCATCCGCGGCGAGCTGAACGTCATCGTCAAGGTGGAGCTGTTCTCGGACTTCAACAAGTACAAGACCTCCAGCTGCGGCGTACAGTTCTTCCACT GTCCGATGATACCGCCCGGTTACAAAGTCACAGCTATACACGGGTTTGTTGAAGAGCTGGTAGTCAACGATGACCCCGAGTACCAGTGGATCGACAAGATCAGAACTCCAAGGGCTTCCAACGAGGCGCGGCAGGTGGCATTCATCAAGCTGAGTAACCag GTACAACGATTGGTAGGCCTTAAGGCGGCCGAGTTGGGAGCCAACGCAGTTGTGGGATACCAGCAAGACTTCGATCTGGAGGGAGAAGCGGGCGTCGTCGCCAGAGCCATCG GTACAGCAGTCAGCATCACCGCGTCGCCAATGCCCAACCAACCTCCCAGCGTGCCGCCTTGCTCGCAACA ACAACTCAATAAGTACTTGGACATTTTAGCGACCGAAAACGAAAGTACGACCGATCTGAACGAATACTTCCAAACTCATCAAGAAGAGCTACAGAAATTACTGCACATACTCAACCCGAAAACATCGTCAATGCTTGACGAAACTGAGAATATTGAAGATGAAGAGAATGAGAAAAGCTTCGAGTTATCCAGACAAGCCAGCATCAAAAGTTACACAGGAAATTATTCTATTTATCAAAATGAATATGGCCCTCATGATAGCATGAGGCACTTGTCCGAGGATCAAACAGATTTGAACAGGCTTCTGAACCGCAATGACGATTACAATGATATGGGGCCTTTGAAAAagataaaacattttaaaaccaATATATTTAGACTCGGCAGTATGAAATCACGAAAATCTGATCAAGCCGACGATACAATATCTATAAAGTCCAATGTTTCCGATACGTCAAAGATATCTTTATCCGATATAAAAAATGAGTTCAAAAAATTAACAAGATTAAAAACGCCCAAATTGAGGAAAGCTTTTGCTAATAAATCAGATGAAGGCATTGGTATGGCGTCGGTGCTTGCTAGATCAGTTATTCACGCTCATACGAGTCTCGCACGCATCTCTGAAACTCAAGATTCTGACCCTTCTCCGAGCTCGACTCTAAGACGGACCAGTGAATCCGAGCCCACTATTAATGTATCCGATGAAGAACAAGCTAACAGAGATTCAGAATCGTATGATAATAAATCTCTCGGTAGTGATAAGAGGACATTACCAGCTATAAAGTTTTCATCTTTGGTAAACGTCTCTACTGACGAGGAAGCAGAGCCAACCGAGGGTCGTCAGCGGAAATTATCTGAATCTTGTCCGTCCACTCCGGTAGTTGCTAGAAAAAATCTTCTTAAGCTTCCTGGAGATGTTGGCTATTTCGGCTCAGTTTCGTCTGCCTTGTCTGCAGATAGCTCAGAAGCATTCTCTAGTTCTGAAGAAGATGACGAGAGCTCCATTAAAACTGATACTGAAAAAACATATGAAACTACAAGTTCAGTAGTAAAGTCGGTCCTTAATAACAAAGTGAATCCAGTTTTTATAGCACAAATGGATAAAAAATTAAGTGTGTTGGAATGTAATACTCCTGATCTTCAAGATGACGAAAATCAGCAAGTTATTGAAAGCGACACTAGTCCACAAGAATCATCTCAAGAGACTCCTGAAGCAGACAAACGTGAAGATCGTCACAGCAATGATAAGAAAACAGAAATCTTGACCTCGGGACTTAATTTGCCAGAAGCGTCGAGCAGTGTTGAAGAAACCCACAC GGCTTCTGTGAGCGGTCCATCTTCTCCTAACCATGGAAAAGACGATTACCATCCACATGAGCACAGAACTTTCAAGAAAAGACCAAATATTAATCCAAGTGGCTTGATTGCTACTGCAATGGAGACGATTTTAATTGATAAAGTACAGAATCTGCTAGTACCGACATCGCCAAACCCAGCGGAACAGGACGAAAAGAAGTTCTTTGATGACGTCAACGAAAAATTAGAGAAAGTCGAAGAGGCCAGAAATAGAAAGGACtttgaaaatgaaaatataaaGTCAACTGATACTTCATCTAAAGATAACGTAGAACATGTGACAGATACAAAGGAAAATACACCTCAGACTATTTCTGACGGAAATAAAGGTGCGAGTGATTCGAAATCTAAGCAACAGGATATGTCTGCAGACATTTCGAATAAAACTATCAATCATTCTGATTTGGAAAAAGTTGAATTACTCGTAGATGACACAAACCATAAGAAACTTGTCAGGCAGGATAGTGTACGTTCAAACGGGTCGCATAAAATGTCCAACGAAACCGACTTTAACCTCGTTTCATCCGCTCCACCCGCGCCTATGTTGCAACACTTTCATCCGGTCCTTAGCGGCGTGCCCAAGTTAGCGACCATCCCCTCATTACCAGAGACTAGTGTAGACCAAACCGAGAGTATAGACACCGACGGTACATGTCTATGTAATGATAAGTGTGAGTGTAGCGACACTAACAAGGCTAGTGTGTGTGATAACTCGCATGCAGCGTGCGATGTTGACAGGGACAGGGAGCGGGAGAGAGAGAAGAACGTTGAGAAGGGTTCGCCGAGGCACGCTCGGCACGAGTCGTACGGCAATCGGGACGGGATCGGGTCGGCGCAAGCGCACGCACCCAACTCGTCGCTGGAAGCTGCGTCCACGCCGCAAGGGATTCACCGTCGGTCGTCGGATTCTGATCTTAGTGTTACACCAAAGG GTGGATCACTAAACGCGTCAGTCGGCAACAcgggcagcggcggcggcgccatCTTGCGGCCCTCGATGAACAGCAACAACCTCGAGATGCTCGAGTATCCGTTCCTTACTATGTCGGAGTATCCTCCAGGCTTCATCGTTCACATTG GCGGCACAGTTTGCGCCCGTTCAGTGAAGCTGATGGACGGCGGTGGCGAGAGTAGCTCTCGTGCGGCGTGGTGGGCCGAGCTGCGGACTGAGCTCAGAGCTCACGCGCGCGCACTGCGCTGCAACGCCGTTATAGCGTACACCGAGACGACAGCCATATG TGAGGATGTATGCGTGCTATCCGCATCTGGCACGGCCGCAGTGATCGACCTGGAGTGCGGCTGGGAGCGCCGCGAGGAGGACTCGTGCTCGCTCGCGCACGTGCCCTACTCGCCGGGCGCCGGGCCCTACCGCGCCGAGCTCTCCGTCTGCCAGGGCTGCAG ACGCGCTCGCGTTCCAGCGGTCCTCCTCGCAACGTGCGCGAAGCCGACCAGCCTGGCGGCCTACAGCGCCGCCGTGCCGCTCACGGCCGTGGCGGCCCgggcgcgccgcgcgccgccgcagGCCGAGCCCGGCGCCCGGGACATCTCCGACCAGCTGCCCTTCCTCGAGTACGAGCTGCACAAGCTGCTGCTGGCTAAACTGAGGATGCAG GGTGCGAACGCCCTGTTCTCATTGCAAACTCAAGTGGCAGTAGGCGAGCGTTGCGTCATGGCGATCGCGAGCGGCACGGCCGTGCGGATCTGCGCGCTGCCGCCGCCCATGCCGCCGAGGATTAAG GCAACAGAAAACGACAAAGAAGCGTTAGAAATTCAGAAGGCGTTATGGGACGCGTTCACTGCCAATAAGGCAGCGAATGGATACGACGTTG TTCTTCCTGAGATGAGCACGAATGTCGCCCTAACCGAAGCGGACGGTGAGCGCGGTGACGAGGTGCCAGCGCTCGACCTGTGTGCCGACAAAGACGCCTGCGTGCTCGAGCTTGACGAAGCGGAGGAC GTGGAGACCGCGAAGGTGCTGGCTAAGCGGCGCCCGCACATGCAGGTATTCACCAACAGCTCCAAAGCGCTTCCTGGCGCGCCACCGCAGGCATTTGCACAG gTGTGGCGAGCTCGTCTCCAGCTGTCGGGGCAGGGCGGCGCCAGCACGGCGGGCGAGCGGCACGTGGCGCGCGCGCTGGACGGCGTGGCCTACAAGCTGCGCCGGCTCAGGCCCTGCGCGCTGCTCGCGCCGAGGATACAGCTGGAGCTGCCCgag GATGAGATCCAGCTGGTCGTGTCCGGGGCCGCAATCCGACTGGTGGACCCGAGCAAGGTGGAGCCCAGTGAGAACGGCCACCCCCCGCACCCCGCCGAGGACGACGACATCTTCGCCCTGGACGAGGAACAGCTCGTCAAGAGCCAGGAGGAGGAGAAGACCGTCGCTCCGACGAATGGACAA